In one Candidatus Peribacter riflensis genomic region, the following are encoded:
- a CDS encoding PAS/PAC sensor hybrid histidine kinase translates to MRKTIHSASNGIALKLKFLAKEKEVVRRKLVVTAREKEVVRRKLVVTAKKLRLKARQLAATAKEKEVVRRKLVITADALRISRKTLEKKVLERTKDLEKVRAKDEAILASIGEGLVATDKNGRILLVNKACERLLGWKEGETQGKLLSKVIPMSDSTGKTIPALERLITKTLKDRSTTTTTTTMYYKRKDGTSFPVALTVAPIFIGKDLIGAVKVFRDITKEKEIEKARSEFMSIASHQLRTPLTAIRWVLSSLKRENLTEDQAKLVKTAHETSMNMASTIRRMLMISHLEEDGMEPELEQVVLQRELEKISRLHDAHRQRNGLELALQCPQDLMVRTDKQLLIEILDNLLSNALKYTPRGGKVRMSVTKEKESIRIDVADTGYGIPQEEQKRIPEKFFRASNVASPVEAGTGIGLYMVYNIVRLIGGTISFVSQENKGTTFTLLFPS, encoded by the coding sequence ATGAGAAAAACTATTCATTCCGCATCCAATGGCATAGCCCTCAAACTCAAGTTTTTGGCCAAGGAAAAAGAGGTCGTCAGGCGCAAGCTGGTGGTGACCGCCAGGGAAAAAGAGGTCGTCAGGCGCAAGCTGGTGGTGACGGCGAAGAAACTGCGTCTCAAAGCCAGGCAACTCGCCGCAACCGCCAAGGAAAAAGAGGTGGTCAGGCGCAAGCTGGTTATAACGGCGGACGCACTCAGGATATCTCGAAAAACGCTTGAGAAGAAAGTTCTTGAGCGCACCAAAGACTTAGAAAAGGTCAGAGCGAAAGACGAGGCGATCCTGGCAAGTATCGGTGAAGGCCTGGTGGCAACGGATAAAAACGGACGGATTCTTCTCGTGAACAAGGCATGTGAGAGATTATTGGGCTGGAAAGAGGGAGAGACACAGGGAAAGTTGCTCTCCAAGGTCATACCGATGTCGGACTCGACCGGCAAAACCATTCCGGCATTGGAACGCCTGATCACCAAGACCCTGAAGGATCGTTCCACCACAACCACAACCACAACGATGTACTACAAGCGGAAAGATGGAACGTCTTTTCCGGTTGCCCTAACGGTTGCGCCCATCTTCATCGGCAAAGATCTGATCGGCGCCGTAAAGGTGTTTCGAGATATCACCAAAGAAAAGGAAATCGAAAAAGCCAGATCGGAATTCATGTCCATCGCATCCCATCAGTTGAGGACGCCTCTCACGGCGATCCGATGGGTCCTCTCAAGTCTGAAGCGGGAAAATCTCACCGAAGATCAGGCGAAGCTGGTGAAAACCGCACACGAAACGTCCATGAACATGGCCTCGACCATCCGGCGCATGCTGATGATCTCCCATCTTGAAGAGGACGGCATGGAACCGGAACTTGAACAGGTGGTCTTGCAGAGGGAGCTGGAAAAGATCTCCCGTCTGCATGATGCCCACCGGCAGAGGAACGGGCTGGAACTCGCCCTTCAGTGTCCGCAGGATCTCATGGTACGAACGGATAAGCAGCTGCTCATCGAAATTCTGGATAACCTCCTCAGCAATGCCCTCAAGTATACGCCCAGAGGCGGGAAGGTGCGCATGAGTGTTACCAAAGAAAAAGAGTCGATCCGTATCGATGTGGCGGATACGGGTTACGGTATTCCGCAGGAGGAGCAAAAGAGAATCCCGGAGAAATTCTTTCGTGCATCGAATGTTGCCAGCCCGGTGGAAGCCGGCACCGGCATCGGCTTGTATATGGTCTATAACATCGTACGTCTGATCGGCGGGACGATCTCTTTTGTCTCACAGGAGAACAAGGGCACCACGTTCACTCTTTTATTTCCTTCCTGA
- a CDS encoding transglycosylase-associated protein: protein MDIIWFLLIGLIAGWLAGQIMGGGGYGIIGDIVVGIVGSLIGGLLFRLLGITAYGTLGAIVMAVIGAIVLIAALRTLKHA from the coding sequence ATGGATATTATCTGGTTTCTCCTCATCGGCCTCATCGCCGGCTGGCTCGCCGGGCAAATCATGGGCGGTGGCGGATACGGCATCATCGGTGACATCGTCGTCGGCATTGTCGGCTCACTCATCGGCGGTCTCCTCTTTCGCTTGCTCGGCATCACCGCGTACGGGACTCTCGGTGCCATCGTGATGGCGGTCATCGGAGCCATCGTACTCATCGCCGCGCTGCGCACGCTGAAACACGCGTGA
- a CDS encoding CHRD domain-containing protein — translation MFSLPSPFRAQRIYTITGVLLFCSGMPLSVFAQKTPFVDVPAGAYYEDAAAALLESGALDPTTTLRPAALATRAELVKLLVNLNGTTLLYPTVPSFNDVPRSAWYFPYFEAAADAGWVHGNANCYQQSRPCTASAASNVNRAEAASLLVRAFSLNRSGKAPVFSDNQQNQWYFTNIQSSADHCVLQGDNGTERVRPAAFMNRAEMVTMFYRASLNLQYGTDCGQQAAHITDVSVVSPTRVRLVFDRALAAARAEDAARYSISHSITVASASLIDSKTVELSLSNTLATGVLYLVTASDLLAQDGTIFSDNASLSFTAPTARITTITALTTRRIRLAFDSDLDTVRAADASRFTMSRASGVEEINIQTVTILNNRTIELLLATDITANITYRVTATHLLTRTGTDFTESATVILTAAQTGYITTVTPITANRINVSFDVDLDSLRAEESSRYVLTDSTHTLPIISSQILTNRMVELSLGEALQAQQSYTLDVRGMQATNDVIFSDDTSFVYAAGTVNFHTNMTGGQEVPSVSTTASGTGSLVLMNDGLHYDITVRNMSGSITSAHFHQALAGQTGPVVSTITFNGKRAIGLWSNLTNDERSTLFDGGFYVNVHSSVHPDGEIRGQLLR, via the coding sequence ATGTTCTCCCTTCCCTCTCCCTTCCGCGCACAGCGGATCTACACAATCACAGGCGTTCTCCTCTTCTGTTCCGGCATGCCGCTTTCCGTCTTCGCGCAGAAGACACCCTTCGTCGACGTGCCTGCAGGGGCCTACTATGAAGACGCTGCTGCCGCGCTCTTAGAGTCCGGCGCTCTCGATCCCACGACAACGTTACGTCCTGCGGCTTTGGCCACCCGCGCGGAACTTGTGAAGCTCCTGGTCAATCTGAATGGCACAACGCTGCTCTACCCAACCGTACCGAGCTTCAATGACGTGCCACGAAGCGCATGGTACTTCCCGTACTTTGAAGCAGCCGCCGACGCAGGCTGGGTCCATGGCAACGCCAACTGCTATCAACAGTCACGTCCCTGCACTGCGAGTGCCGCCAGCAATGTGAACCGTGCGGAGGCCGCATCTCTACTCGTGCGGGCATTCTCGCTCAACCGGTCGGGAAAAGCACCGGTATTCTCGGATAATCAGCAGAACCAATGGTACTTCACCAACATTCAGTCATCGGCCGACCACTGCGTTCTTCAGGGCGATAATGGAACAGAGAGAGTCCGTCCCGCAGCATTCATGAACCGTGCGGAGATGGTCACCATGTTCTATCGCGCCTCCTTAAACCTCCAGTATGGAACGGACTGCGGTCAGCAGGCGGCACATATCACCGACGTATCCGTCGTTTCTCCCACACGGGTCCGCCTCGTGTTTGATCGCGCCCTCGCCGCCGCCCGTGCGGAGGATGCGGCTCGTTACTCCATTTCTCACAGCATCACCGTTGCCTCTGCATCGTTGATCGACAGTAAGACGGTCGAGCTCAGCCTCTCCAATACGCTTGCGACAGGAGTCTTGTACCTCGTCACTGCCAGCGATCTTCTTGCACAGGACGGCACAATCTTCTCGGATAACGCAAGCCTGAGCTTCACGGCTCCCACAGCTCGTATCACCACTATTACGGCACTTACGACGCGTCGTATCCGCCTGGCATTCGATAGTGATCTCGACACGGTCCGTGCGGCCGATGCCTCTCGCTTTACGATGTCGAGAGCCTCCGGCGTTGAAGAGATCAACATTCAAACCGTGACGATCCTCAACAATCGCACGATCGAGCTGCTGCTCGCCACGGATATCACCGCGAATATCACGTATCGCGTGACGGCAACGCATCTTCTCACGCGAACCGGTACAGACTTCACTGAGAGTGCCACTGTGATCCTTACAGCGGCACAGACGGGATATATCACAACAGTGACGCCTATCACGGCGAACCGCATCAACGTCAGCTTTGATGTGGATCTCGATTCGTTGCGGGCAGAAGAATCTTCGCGGTATGTCCTCACGGACAGCACACACACCCTGCCTATCATTTCGTCGCAGATCCTCACCAATCGCATGGTCGAACTCTCTCTCGGAGAAGCTCTCCAGGCGCAACAATCCTACACTCTGGATGTTCGAGGCATGCAGGCAACAAACGACGTCATCTTCTCGGATGACACTTCCTTCGTCTACGCTGCAGGCACGGTGAATTTCCACACGAACATGACCGGAGGCCAGGAGGTACCGTCCGTGTCGACAACTGCAAGCGGAACGGGTTCCCTCGTCTTGATGAACGACGGCCTTCACTACGACATCACCGTCCGAAACATGAGTGGATCCATCACTTCCGCCCATTTTCATCAGGCACTTGCCGGGCAGACCGGACCGGTGGTCTCGACGATCACGTTCAACGGAAAGCGCGCAATCGGCTTGTGGTCGAATCTCACCAATGATGAGCGTAGCACGCTCTTTGATGGTGGGTTCTACGTGAACGTCCATTCATCGGTACATCCGGATGGCGAAATCCGTGGCCAGCTCCTGCGCTGA
- a CDS encoding ErfK/YbiS/YcfS/YnhG family protein: MIHLKTALAAITTLLLTGYAAVVIAKEQQTDAGHVVETRVATAASRATPRTYACDISCRLNRRINKKSGSTGSQRADTPFLPSSDIPVTQSTESGATGLLDPTVASGAKAIWIYLGTQEAFLTEYGIIVKTYQISSGAPATPTPRGEFQIYKKEDLRVSGQAVPYRMPKYMSFTKNSAFGLHSLPYLGVSAESSGFWSEALSHIGVPVSHGCVRFLPDEANEIYEWADIGIPVFIQS, encoded by the coding sequence ATGATACATCTCAAAACAGCACTGGCCGCGATCACCACCCTCCTCCTCACGGGATACGCAGCAGTGGTGATCGCCAAGGAACAACAGACGGACGCGGGGCACGTCGTCGAAACAAGGGTTGCAACTGCGGCGTCTCGCGCAACTCCCCGGACGTATGCCTGTGATATCTCTTGCAGGCTCAATCGGCGGATCAATAAGAAATCCGGCAGCACAGGTTCTCAAAGGGCAGACACGCCATTCCTGCCTTCCTCAGACATTCCCGTTACGCAATCTACGGAGTCGGGCGCAACGGGGCTCCTCGATCCAACAGTCGCCTCCGGGGCAAAGGCTATTTGGATTTATCTGGGAACACAGGAAGCATTCCTCACCGAGTACGGGATCATCGTGAAAACGTACCAGATCAGCTCTGGTGCTCCGGCCACGCCGACCCCACGGGGGGAATTTCAGATCTACAAGAAAGAGGACCTGCGCGTGAGCGGTCAGGCAGTTCCGTACCGCATGCCGAAATATATGTCGTTCACGAAGAACAGTGCATTCGGACTCCACAGCCTTCCCTATTTGGGAGTATCGGCAGAGAGTTCCGGATTCTGGAGCGAAGCACTGAGTCACATCGGCGTACCGGTTTCTCACGGATGCGTGCGCTTTCTTCCTGATGAAGCGAATGAGATTTATGAATGGGCGGATATCGGGATTCCGGTATTCATCCAGAGCTGA
- a CDS encoding glucose-6-phosphate 1-dehydrogenase, with protein sequence MQENSRNNIPTIIVVLGATGDLMAKKIVPSLLHLSSEDKIPNKFRVVGFARRDLTDDAFREHIASIVAEHKEQHPTDLDPQDFLKLFSYHSGDFEQVAAYRGLQSKLQAIDAEWGVCTNKVYYLAVPPEKFASIFEGLAATGLNKPCGGAYGWTRMLIEKPFGHDGASAEKLEQLLSRYFQQEQIYRIDHYLAKELIQGISHFRFSNTLLESSWSNRDIEKIEIRLLENIGVETRGSFYESVGALKDVGENHVLEMLAAITMDAPVSMSIEELHEKRAELMNTLKPWTLEDIRQNTYRAQHDGYRTIKGVRSDSTAETYFKLKTELLHPAWQGVPITLEAGKRCPASRKEIVVTFRHPHACLMCSRDHRIQNRVVFALEPEEKISIHFWTKKSGYEHTLEERTFDFFVHKRTSRVKYVEEYSKLIFSCILGDQTVFLSPDEVRAQWRFADPLVRAWKQNVVPLHHYKPGTSEIFEASAHIGAEPKTTALVKEMAIVGLGKMGANMSRRMMEQGWRVVGFNRSPEVTKALAKEGLVPAMTLAEAVQKLPDRKIIWLMVPAGQAVDDVLFGAEGLSRILKRGDIVIDGGNSYYKDTVARAKKLHRLGIRFLDCGTSGGPNGARGGACLMIGGERKDFEDSETLFKDFALPNGYQFFPGHGAGHFVKMVHNGIEYGMMQAIGEGFALMKKVPYKLDLARVADVYNHGSVIESRLIGWLEEALQLYGQDLKAVSGSVQQLGEGAWTVKTAKQMKIPAQVIESALNFRYHSEQHPSFTGKIVSALRNRFGGHAVSAKPKKKRAG encoded by the coding sequence ATGCAGGAGAATTCCCGCAACAATATCCCCACCATCATCGTGGTCCTGGGGGCAACCGGCGACCTCATGGCGAAGAAAATCGTCCCGTCCCTTCTGCACTTGTCTTCGGAGGACAAGATTCCCAACAAGTTCAGGGTGGTGGGCTTTGCGCGTCGCGATCTCACCGATGATGCCTTCCGGGAACATATTGCATCCATTGTCGCGGAGCACAAGGAGCAGCATCCCACGGACTTGGATCCGCAGGATTTCCTCAAGCTCTTCTCGTACCATTCCGGCGATTTTGAACAGGTCGCAGCCTATCGGGGGCTCCAATCCAAACTGCAGGCGATTGATGCCGAGTGGGGGGTGTGCACGAACAAGGTGTACTACCTTGCGGTCCCACCCGAAAAATTTGCGTCCATTTTTGAAGGTCTGGCCGCAACCGGGCTCAACAAGCCCTGCGGCGGTGCGTACGGCTGGACACGCATGCTCATCGAAAAGCCGTTCGGTCATGACGGCGCTTCAGCGGAGAAATTGGAGCAGCTGCTGTCACGCTACTTTCAGCAAGAACAGATTTATCGCATCGATCACTATCTGGCCAAGGAGCTCATTCAGGGCATTTCACATTTTCGTTTTTCGAATACGCTGCTCGAATCGTCGTGGAGCAACCGGGACATCGAGAAAATCGAAATCCGACTGCTCGAAAACATCGGCGTGGAAACGCGCGGCAGTTTTTACGAAAGTGTCGGAGCGCTGAAAGACGTAGGGGAGAACCATGTTCTCGAAATGCTGGCCGCGATCACCATGGATGCCCCGGTGAGCATGAGCATAGAAGAATTGCACGAGAAGCGTGCGGAGCTGATGAACACGCTCAAGCCGTGGACGCTCGAAGACATACGGCAGAACACCTACCGCGCTCAGCATGACGGCTATCGGACGATCAAGGGTGTTCGCAGCGATTCCACTGCGGAAACGTATTTCAAGCTGAAGACCGAATTACTGCATCCCGCCTGGCAGGGCGTGCCCATCACCCTCGAGGCCGGCAAGCGCTGCCCCGCCTCCCGCAAAGAGATTGTGGTGACGTTCAGGCATCCGCATGCCTGCCTCATGTGTTCGCGGGATCATCGCATCCAGAACCGGGTGGTGTTTGCGCTGGAGCCCGAAGAGAAAATTTCGATCCACTTCTGGACCAAGAAATCGGGCTACGAACACACGCTGGAGGAACGCACGTTCGATTTCTTCGTCCACAAGAGAACATCCCGGGTGAAGTACGTCGAGGAATACAGCAAATTGATTTTCTCCTGCATTCTCGGCGACCAGACGGTGTTCTTAAGTCCCGATGAAGTCCGGGCGCAGTGGAGGTTCGCCGATCCGCTTGTGCGTGCCTGGAAGCAGAATGTCGTGCCGCTCCACCACTACAAGCCCGGCACCAGCGAAATATTCGAGGCATCTGCGCACATCGGCGCAGAGCCCAAGACAACGGCTCTCGTGAAAGAAATGGCCATTGTGGGCCTGGGTAAGATGGGGGCGAACATGAGCCGGCGCATGATGGAGCAGGGCTGGCGCGTGGTGGGGTTTAACCGGTCACCGGAAGTCACCAAGGCATTGGCAAAGGAGGGTCTGGTGCCCGCGATGACGCTTGCAGAGGCGGTGCAGAAACTTCCCGACAGAAAGATCATCTGGCTCATGGTTCCAGCCGGTCAGGCGGTGGATGACGTGCTGTTTGGCGCAGAAGGGCTTTCTCGTATCCTGAAGCGCGGAGACATCGTCATCGATGGCGGCAATTCCTACTACAAAGACACCGTTGCCCGTGCGAAAAAACTCCACCGTCTCGGGATCAGGTTTCTGGATTGCGGAACGTCCGGCGGACCGAATGGTGCCCGCGGCGGCGCCTGTCTGATGATCGGCGGGGAGCGAAAAGATTTCGAAGACAGCGAGACGCTGTTCAAGGATTTCGCCTTGCCGAACGGCTATCAGTTTTTTCCCGGTCATGGTGCCGGCCACTTCGTGAAGATGGTTCACAACGGCATCGAGTACGGCATGATGCAGGCCATCGGAGAGGGTTTCGCATTGATGAAGAAAGTTCCGTACAAGCTGGATCTGGCTCGCGTCGCGGACGTATACAACCATGGCAGCGTCATCGAGTCGCGGCTGATCGGCTGGCTGGAGGAAGCACTCCAACTCTACGGCCAGGATCTGAAAGCGGTGTCCGGCTCGGTGCAGCAATTGGGGGAGGGAGCATGGACGGTGAAGACGGCGAAGCAAATGAAGATTCCCGCGCAGGTGATCGAGAGCGCGCTCAATTTCCGCTACCACTCCGAGCAGCACCCCAGCTTCACGGGCAAGATCGTTTCCGCGCTCAGAAACCGCTTCGGCGGGCATGCCGTTTCGGCAAAGCCGAAGAAGAAGCGGGCCGGTTGA
- a CDS encoding proline dipeptidase, translating into MIAYFASFCHSVFVSPPSPQTLLRHAKVPAFLVTNLVNIRYLTGTDVSAGAVLVTPRRLLFFVDPRYREVAANSASSCTVCDLRDLKRMLARIPLCGCEAESVTLAQKQRWKSQFRPTKFLPKSGVLEYFRRSKNSKELKLFRTAQKITQEILRRVPAALRGPVSERELAWKLHAWARELRADQQMAFDPIVAFGMHTSRPHHHPTTRTLKKGDIVQVDTGARVGGYCADQSRVFFTGTKTPAEERALAAVEEAKHAAERLVRTGASTHELDRAARAVLQKHGMEDAFAHSLGHGVGLEIHEGVTLSQLRPEEHLLSQEIVTIEPGVYFPGKFGIRLEDEVVVSGD; encoded by the coding sequence ATGATAGCATACTTTGCGTCATTTTGCCACTCTGTATTCGTGAGTCCTCCATCGCCCCAAACGCTCCTCCGGCATGCCAAAGTTCCCGCATTCCTCGTGACGAATCTCGTGAATATCCGCTACCTCACGGGGACGGACGTGAGCGCGGGCGCGGTGCTCGTGACGCCGCGTCGTTTGCTCTTCTTCGTCGATCCGCGTTACCGCGAAGTGGCCGCCAACAGTGCATCGTCGTGTACCGTCTGCGATCTGCGGGATCTCAAGCGCATGCTCGCACGCATACCGCTGTGTGGGTGTGAAGCGGAATCGGTGACGCTGGCGCAGAAACAGAGATGGAAATCTCAGTTCCGTCCGACGAAGTTCCTGCCGAAGAGCGGCGTGCTCGAATACTTCCGGCGATCCAAAAATTCCAAGGAACTGAAGCTCTTCCGTACGGCGCAGAAGATCACGCAAGAGATCCTGCGCCGCGTTCCTGCCGCGCTGCGGGGACCCGTTTCGGAACGGGAACTGGCCTGGAAACTGCACGCCTGGGCCCGTGAACTCCGTGCGGATCAGCAGATGGCTTTCGATCCCATCGTCGCCTTCGGCATGCATACGAGTCGTCCACACCACCACCCCACGACACGTACCCTGAAGAAGGGGGATATCGTGCAGGTGGACACAGGTGCGCGTGTGGGCGGGTACTGTGCGGATCAGAGCCGCGTCTTCTTCACGGGTACAAAAACTCCGGCTGAGGAGCGTGCCCTCGCCGCAGTGGAGGAGGCGAAGCACGCGGCAGAACGATTGGTCCGGACGGGGGCATCGACACACGAGCTCGATCGCGCTGCGCGAGCCGTCTTGCAGAAGCACGGCATGGAAGATGCGTTCGCCCACTCGCTCGGGCATGGCGTGGGTTTGGAAATTCACGAGGGCGTGACCTTGAGCCAGCTGCGCCCCGAGGAACACCTGCTGTCGCAGGAAATCGTCACCATTGAACCGGGGGTGTACTTCCCGGGGAAATTCGGAATCCGTCTGGAGGACGAAGTGGTTGTTTCAGGCGATTGA
- a CDS encoding rare lipoprotein A, whose amino-acid sequence MRRFALFAVLCLVPLSVFSQDGALTRRDGFLLIWEGIRRDPDPTSETPFRDVPKGERGSAQITYAKARGLLDDAESFFPDEPLLFRDAVLWLLRTRNVADLDAMTPEALPVLLQRYPFVEQSRDLALPLSSTDALLALSVALDQMLAEEVHETSLYSEKFHGKGTACGEPFDMYALTAAHRTFPCNTLVKVTNIGNQQSVIVRINDRGPYVDGRDMDLSLEAFTRIAPRSQGVAQVRFERLGDDALVDSCDGAVRRYQKRITRDVRFDRGVPHASPIGSPIALTSVRPFVVRSIVYPDGSTERIEDWVNPGEVFSFTPSLTGLYSFRVGSVDGRVRDMQMNAWECAQ is encoded by the coding sequence ATGCGCCGGTTCGCGTTGTTTGCCGTGCTGTGCCTTGTGCCGCTCTCTGTCTTCTCTCAAGACGGCGCTCTCACGCGCCGTGACGGATTTCTGCTGATCTGGGAGGGAATAAGGCGCGATCCGGATCCCACCAGCGAGACGCCGTTCCGCGACGTGCCGAAAGGGGAGCGGGGCAGCGCTCAGATCACGTACGCCAAGGCGCGCGGGCTGCTCGATGATGCTGAGTCGTTCTTTCCCGATGAGCCGCTCCTGTTCAGAGATGCCGTGCTGTGGCTCTTGCGCACGCGCAACGTGGCGGATCTCGATGCGATGACGCCCGAGGCGCTCCCGGTCCTGCTGCAGCGCTATCCCTTCGTTGAACAGTCACGCGATCTTGCGCTTCCGCTTTCCTCCACAGATGCGCTCCTCGCGCTCTCTGTTGCGCTCGATCAAATGCTGGCCGAGGAGGTGCACGAAACCAGCCTGTATTCCGAAAAATTCCACGGCAAGGGAACAGCGTGCGGGGAGCCGTTCGACATGTACGCGCTCACGGCTGCACACCGCACGTTTCCGTGCAATACGCTCGTGAAGGTGACGAATATCGGGAACCAGCAGAGCGTGATCGTGCGCATCAACGACCGTGGTCCGTACGTCGATGGCCGCGACATGGATCTGAGCCTCGAGGCCTTCACGCGCATCGCGCCACGCAGTCAGGGTGTTGCACAAGTGCGCTTCGAGCGGCTCGGCGACGACGCACTCGTCGACTCCTGTGACGGAGCTGTACGTCGCTACCAGAAGCGCATTACGCGGGATGTCCGCTTCGACCGTGGCGTTCCCCATGCGTCGCCGATCGGCTCACCCATCGCGCTCACATCCGTCCGTCCTTTCGTCGTCCGTTCCATCGTGTATCCGGATGGTTCGACGGAGCGCATCGAAGACTGGGTGAATCCCGGCGAGGTGTTCTCGTTCACGCCGTCCCTCACCGGCCTCTACTCCTTCAGGGTCGGGAGCGTGGATGGTCGTGTGCGGGACATGCAAATGAATGCCTGGGAGTGCGCCCAATGA